The genomic stretch ACCTGCAGCACGAAGTCGGAGGCCAGGTCCTTCCAGAGGTTGCAGTCTTGATACGCGGTGTAGTTGGTGGCATCGAACGGCCGCTCGTTGGGGGCGCCCAGGTCGTGGGGGGTGGCTCCGGCCACCTTCCGTGCCGCTTCCACCCGGCCCCGGCCCTGGGTGAAGTACCAGCCGATCGGCCGCGGCGTGGCATCAGCGGCGGGGATGGCCCGCGCGAAGCTGCGCAGCACCGCCTTGTCGAGCTCGGGCCAGAGCTGCAGCAGGGCGAAGGAGCCGTAGAGCCGCACGTCGAGGCTTTCGTACCAGGCGTAGTCGAGGCACTCCAGCACCCCGAAGCGGCCCACGGGATCGCTGGAACTCGCGGCGGTCCAGAGGCTGCCGCCGCTGGCGAGGTCGTAGAGCTCGTTGAGCAGGGCCATGCGCAGGGCCTCCGGCAGGTCGCTGCGCTCCAGCACCGGCCGCTGCCAGGTTTCGATCGCCTCCCGCCACTGGCGCCAGTCGCGCAGGGCCTCGGCGGCGACGGTGGCGGCGTTGTCGCCCGTGGCCCCGAAGAAATCCGTGTAGCGGCGCAGGGCGGCCGTGCCCGTGGCGAAGGCGGTCACGGGCAGGTCCCAGCTGATCACCACCGGCAGCTCGATCTCGGCGCCCGGCTCCAGCCTCAGGCGCAGGGAGATCGCCGCGCTGGCCTGCTCTCGGCCGGTGCTGCGGCGGTCGTTGTTGCTGTCGGGAATCGAGCCGTCACGGGCGAAGGGCTCCCAGATCTCGGCGCCATCGCCGCTGGGATCCCAGCGGCTGCAGCGCATCACCTCCACCCCCTCGAGCTGGTCGGGCACCGCCAGACACCACTGGCCCTCCCCCTCGGCGATCGGCTGGCTGGCCGTGCCCTCCAGCAGCACGCCCTTGAGGCCGGGAGCGTCGATCCAGCGGTTGCGCTGGCCGCTGCCTCGGCCGATGGCGGGCAGGTAGTTGTGCTCCGGGCTGCCGTCGTCGCGGAAGGTGACGGCGGCGCTGGGATCGGTGTTGGTGAACCAGCCGACGGTGTTGCGCCAGGTCAGCAGCAACGAGAGGTCCAGGGGTTTTTGGGTGGGGTTGGCCAGCCGCCAGCGGAACACCGCCACGGGATAGCTGGTGTGCTGGTAGTCGCCGGGGAGGATCGGGCTGAAGGCTTCGCAGCTCACCTCGGCGCGGAAGTCGGCCCGGTAATCGAACCAGTGGAGTGGATAACGGGCGGCGTAGGTACCGGACGAGCCGCCGGCTTCGGCGCTGCCGCCCTCTTTCTCCAGCCACTGCCAGCGGCCCAGGGGGCGTCCGCTGGCCTCCGGCCGGGAGTCGTCGCGTTCGGGCGCCAGGGCCAGGGCGCGCGCCCGGCTCGCCGTGCCGTCGTGCTCGAACAGGGCGAACTGACAGTCGGGCACCACCCCGAACCAGTGCTCACCTCCGTCGAGATGCCAGAGGTTGAAGCTGCCATCGGGCCCGCGGCCGAGGCAGCCCGCCCCGAAGCCCCCCAGTGGGGCGCCGTGGTTCGGTCCGTCGTCGAGGTTGCTGGCGTAGCGCACCGTGTAGGGGGCCTCCCAACCCTGGCCGATCGGCCGCTGCCAGCTGGCGGGGGGGGCCTGCCATGGCCGACCGGCGCCTGACCCGCGCAGCAGCATGGAGAGGGCGGACAGGCCGAACGGAGCCATGGTGCTCATCGAGATGGCGCCAGCTTGTCAGAGCTGGCCGGTCCCGGCGGCCACTTCCTGCTCGATCAGGGCATCCAGGGTGATCGCCGAGCGCACCACCGCCTGATAGCGCTGCACCACCCGGCGGTTGCGCTCCAGCCAGAGGCCGGCGTCCTCGCCGCCGCCGCCCGTGGCTTCGGGGCTGAGCAGCTCGATTTCGGCCTGCCGAGCCAGCAGGGCCAGGGCCAGCTCGTGCACGCGCTGGTGGCGGGAGGGGGGCTCAGGTGCTGCCATGGCGGCTTCGACTCGGGGGCATCATGGCGAGGCCCGGCCAGCCGCCGCACCGGAGTCGCCCTGTGCATCCACCGCACCAGCCGCACCGCCTCGAGGTGATCGGCACCGACGCCGCCGGCTTGGCCTCGCTGCCAGCACCGGCGGCGGCCCTGGTGCGTCAGGCTGATCTGGTGGCGGCACCGGCCAGGCTGCTGGCGGAGCTGCGCCAGGCCCTGGCGGATGCCAAGCAGCTGCCGGAGCTGATCGCCAGTGATCGTCCCGAGCAGCTCTTTCCCCGGCTGGAGCAGGCCCTTGCTGACGGCCGGGCGGTGGTGCTGCTCGCCAGCGGCGATCCGCTCTGGTTCGGTATCGGCAGGCTGCTGCTGGAGCGGTTCCCCCGCGACTGCCTGCGCTTTCATCCCGCTCCCTCCAGCCTGCAGCTGGCCTTCGCCCGGCTCGGTCGCCCCTGGCAGGACGCCGAGTGGGTGAGCCTGCACGGCCGCGACCCCGAACCCCTGGCCAGCCGCCTGCAGCGGCGCCCGGCGGCTCTGGCGGTGCTCACCGATCCGGGCCGCGGCGGCGCCGAGGAGGTGCGACGGATCCTGGCGGCTTCCGGCCTGGAAGCCGCCTATGTCCTGTGGCTGTGCGAGCGGCTCGGCCACCCCCGGGAGCGGGTGCAGCGGCTGGCGCCCCAGGCGGCGTTGCCGGCCGATCTCGATCCCCTGCACCTGGTGCTGCTGATCGCCGAGCCGCCCGTCCCTCCCGATCCCGCCGGCCTGCCGCTGTTCGGTCTCGAGGATGGCCTCTGGCTTCAGCACCCCGATCGTCCCGGCCTGATGACCAAGCGGGAGGTGCGCATCCAGTTGCTCGCCGACCTGGAGCTGCCCGCCCGCGGTGTGCTCTGGGATGTGGGGGC from Synechococcus sp. CBW1107 encodes the following:
- a CDS encoding GH116 family glycosyl hydrolase, encoding MAPFGLSALSMLLRGSGAGRPWQAPPASWQRPIGQGWEAPYTVRYASNLDDGPNHGAPLGGFGAGCLGRGPDGSFNLWHLDGGEHWFGVVPDCQFALFEHDGTASRARALALAPERDDSRPEASGRPLGRWQWLEKEGGSAEAGGSSGTYAARYPLHWFDYRADFRAEVSCEAFSPILPGDYQHTSYPVAVFRWRLANPTQKPLDLSLLLTWRNTVGWFTNTDPSAAVTFRDDGSPEHNYLPAIGRGSGQRNRWIDAPGLKGVLLEGTASQPIAEGEGQWCLAVPDQLEGVEVMRCSRWDPSGDGAEIWEPFARDGSIPDSNNDRRSTGREQASAAISLRLRLEPGAEIELPVVISWDLPVTAFATGTAALRRYTDFFGATGDNAATVAAEALRDWRQWREAIETWQRPVLERSDLPEALRMALLNELYDLASGGSLWTAASSSDPVGRFGVLECLDYAWYESLDVRLYGSFALLQLWPELDKAVLRSFARAIPAADATPRPIGWYFTQGRGRVEAARKVAGATPHDLGAPNERPFDATNYTAYQDCNLWKDLASDFVLQVWRLFRLSPSGEDLRFLADCWPAVVEALRYLKQFDVNDDGLPDNGGAPDQTFDDWPLQGVSAYCGALWIAALEAALAMAQRLQLDLGLDTGAEQREFGSWLEPSRANFDRLLWNGEYYNIDAQSGTPVVMADQLCGDFYARLLGLPPVVSDERALSSLTAIREACFERFEGGRLGVANGLRRDGTPLDPKGTHPLEVWTGINFGLAAYYRLMGQTDTALAITGAVVGQVYAGGLQFRTPEAITAVNTFRACHYLRAMAIWALWATHTDWQPIPGAEREP
- the cbiE gene encoding precorrin-6y C5,15-methyltransferase (decarboxylating) subunit CbiE, coding for MARPGQPPHRSRPVHPPHQPHRLEVIGTDAAGLASLPAPAAALVRQADLVAAPARLLAELRQALADAKQLPELIASDRPEQLFPRLEQALADGRAVVLLASGDPLWFGIGRLLLERFPRDCLRFHPAPSSLQLAFARLGRPWQDAEWVSLHGRDPEPLASRLQRRPAALAVLTDPGRGGAEEVRRILAASGLEAAYVLWLCERLGHPRERVQRLAPQAALPADLDPLHLVLLIAEPPVPPDPAGLPLFGLEDGLWLQHPDRPGLMTKREVRIQLLADLELPARGVLWDVGAGVGSVGLEALRLRPALELWALERRGGSAALIHANAERLGVEPAGVLEGDALSVLEQGGPPDPDRVLLGGGGRQRLALLEIVLRRLRPHGQVVIPLATVEALAELRPPLEQAGLRVQVSQLQAWRGSPLAEGTRLAPLNPVLVLKGRRVD